A single Streptomyces sp. 2114.4 DNA region contains:
- a CDS encoding DUF1295 domain-containing protein: MAAGVAFAVLLSTFAVARAKGVHRLVDVAWGAAFTAVALTTCALSAGYGDDRRRLLVTVATAVWGLRLSVHLARRGRGHGEDPRYERLLAKAPGSRDAYALRTVYLLQGGLVWLISLPVQVAQYVAVPPGTGAVAGGVVWATGFVFESVGDFQLVRFTANPGNRGRIMDRGLWAWTRHPNYFGDFLVWWGLFLSACGTPQSDTVAVVSPLVMSYLLIHGSGKRLMENHLADRPGYAAYTARTSGFIPPPPRRHPHPEDPRP; the protein is encoded by the coding sequence GTGGCGGCGGGCGTCGCGTTCGCCGTCCTGCTCTCCACGTTCGCCGTCGCCCGGGCCAAGGGGGTGCACCGGCTGGTGGACGTCGCCTGGGGCGCGGCGTTCACGGCGGTGGCGCTGACGACGTGTGCCCTGTCCGCCGGTTACGGGGACGACCGCAGGCGGCTCCTGGTCACCGTCGCCACGGCGGTGTGGGGGCTGCGGCTGTCCGTCCACCTCGCCCGGCGCGGCCGCGGGCACGGCGAGGACCCCCGCTATGAGCGGCTGCTGGCCAAGGCCCCCGGCAGCCGCGACGCTTACGCCCTGCGCACGGTGTACCTGTTGCAGGGCGGACTGGTGTGGCTGATCTCGCTCCCGGTGCAGGTCGCTCAGTACGTTGCGGTGCCGCCGGGGACGGGTGCCGTCGCCGGCGGGGTGGTGTGGGCGACCGGCTTTGTCTTCGAGAGCGTCGGCGATTTCCAGCTTGTCCGTTTCACAGCCAACCCCGGCAACCGGGGCCGCATCATGGACCGCGGCTTGTGGGCCTGGACCCGCCACCCCAACTACTTCGGCGACTTCCTCGTCTGGTGGGGGCTGTTCCTGTCGGCCTGCGGCACCCCGCAGAGCGACACGGTCGCCGTGGTCTCGCCACTGGTGATGTCGTACCTGCTCATCCACGGCAGCGGTAAGCGACTGATGGAGAACCACCTGGCCGACCGCCCCGGCTACGCTGCCTACACGGCCCGCACCAGCG